Proteins encoded by one window of Pelorhabdus rhamnosifermentans:
- a CDS encoding ParA family protein, with the protein MNILVKVIAIANQKGGVGKTTTAVNLSACLADLGKKILLVDLDPQGNSTSGLGHNKATMKYSIYDALVNDVEPDQLVISTELENLKLIPATIQLAGAEIELVTVMSRETKLKRILDKVKFQFDYVIIDCPPSLGLLTINSLTAANSVLVPIQCEFYALEGVTQLMNTVSLVQKNLNPALTLEGVLLTMFDARTNLSIQVVDEVKKHFRHKVYQTIIPRNIRLSEAPSHGKPVILYDSHSRGAEVYCDLAKEVVDDE; encoded by the coding sequence GTGAACATTTTGGTTAAGGTAATTGCCATTGCAAATCAAAAGGGCGGCGTTGGCAAGACAACAACGGCTGTTAATTTAAGTGCATGTTTAGCTGATTTAGGTAAAAAAATATTGCTTGTTGATTTAGACCCCCAAGGAAATTCTACAAGTGGTTTGGGTCATAATAAAGCCACCATGAAATATTCTATTTATGATGCCCTTGTGAATGACGTAGAACCGGATCAGCTTGTGATTTCTACGGAACTTGAAAATTTAAAACTCATCCCTGCTACGATTCAACTAGCTGGTGCTGAAATTGAGCTTGTCACAGTTATGTCACGCGAAACAAAATTAAAACGGATTTTAGATAAAGTGAAGTTTCAGTTTGATTACGTAATTATTGATTGTCCGCCTTCATTAGGATTGCTTACCATTAATTCATTAACTGCGGCAAATTCTGTGTTAGTTCCTATTCAATGTGAATTTTATGCCCTTGAGGGTGTGACGCAGCTCATGAATACAGTTTCACTTGTTCAGAAAAACTTGAATCCGGCGTTAACGTTGGAAGGTGTATTATTGACCATGTTTGATGCGCGCACAAATTTATCGATTCAAGTTGTTGATGAAGTGAAAAAACATTTTCGTCATAAAGTTTATCAAACCATTATACCCCGTAATATTCGATTAAGTGAAGCACCGAGTCATGGTAAACCCGTTATTTTATATGATAGTCATTCTAGGGGAGCGGAAGTATATTGTGATTTAGCGAAAGAGGTG